From Streptomyces sp. NBC_00683, one genomic window encodes:
- a CDS encoding CaiB/BaiF CoA transferase family protein produces MSTVPSTAVGPLAGIRVVELGGIGPGPFAGMLLADQGAEVIRIDRPAEAGRASGHPILHRNRRSVTLDLKDPAGAEAVRAVIDTADALIEGFRPGVTERLGLGPEACLARNPKLVYGRMTGWGQDGPLAQAPGHDINYIAVAGVLGALGGADENPPVPLNLFGDMGGGGMLLALGITTALVHAQRSGAGQVVDAAMTDGTAVQLALIHGLLATGRWTDRRSSNLFDGAAPFYRTYRTSEGGYMAVGSVEPQFYAVLLEVLGLTGEALFAEQHDRDAWPAMADRLADVFAGRTRGEWTAVFDGTQSCVTPVYGLTEAAGHPHNVARGTYYTENGLLQPAPAPRFQGTPAAGPTPAPVIGTHTREVLTEIGLDKETIDALAPEA; encoded by the coding sequence TTGAGTACCGTTCCCTCCACCGCAGTCGGACCGCTTGCGGGCATCCGCGTCGTCGAACTCGGCGGTATCGGCCCCGGCCCCTTCGCCGGCATGCTGCTCGCCGACCAGGGCGCGGAGGTGATCCGTATCGACCGGCCGGCCGAGGCAGGCCGTGCCTCCGGTCACCCGATCCTGCACCGCAACCGCCGCTCGGTCACCCTCGACCTCAAGGACCCGGCGGGCGCCGAGGCCGTACGGGCCGTCATCGACACCGCCGACGCGCTCATCGAGGGCTTCCGCCCCGGCGTCACCGAACGCCTGGGCCTCGGCCCCGAGGCCTGTCTGGCCCGCAACCCCAAGCTGGTGTACGGCCGGATGACCGGATGGGGCCAGGACGGACCGCTCGCCCAGGCACCCGGCCACGACATCAACTACATCGCCGTAGCAGGCGTGTTGGGCGCACTCGGTGGAGCCGACGAGAACCCGCCCGTCCCGCTGAACCTCTTCGGCGACATGGGCGGCGGCGGCATGCTGCTCGCCCTCGGCATCACCACCGCACTCGTCCACGCCCAGCGCAGCGGTGCGGGCCAGGTGGTCGACGCCGCGATGACCGACGGGACCGCCGTCCAGCTCGCCCTGATCCACGGCCTGCTGGCGACGGGGCGGTGGACCGACCGGCGATCCTCCAACCTCTTCGACGGTGCCGCACCCTTCTACCGCACCTACCGCACCTCCGAGGGCGGCTACATGGCCGTCGGCAGCGTCGAGCCGCAGTTCTACGCCGTACTCCTGGAAGTCCTCGGGCTGACCGGCGAAGCGCTGTTCGCCGAGCAGCACGACCGGGATGCATGGCCCGCCATGGCCGATCGCCTCGCCGATGTCTTCGCCGGCCGGACCCGCGGTGAGTGGACCGCCGTCTTCGACGGCACCCAGTCCTGCGTCACTCCTGTGTACGGCCTGACCGAGGCGGCCGGCCACCCGCACAACGTGGCCCGCGGCACCTACTACACCGAGAACGGCCTGCTGCAGCCCGCGCCCGCCCCGCGCTTCCAGGGCACCCCGGCGGCCGGCCCGACGCCCGCCCCTGTCATCGGAACGCACACCCGTGAGGTGCTCACGGAGATCGGGCTCGACAAGGAGACGATCGACGCCCTCGCTCCCGAGGCGTGA
- a CDS encoding acyl-CoA dehydrogenase family protein yields the protein MKRTIYNEDHEAFRAMIRDFIAKEVKPHFEQWEHDNLVDRDLFRKLGALGVMGFDIPEEFGGAGETSYKYQVIINEECALAAVSFGHYGVSTGIVLPYLLDLADDEQRKRWLPGIAAGDTMLSIAMTEPGTGSDLAGIRTTAKLSEDGTHYVLNGSKTFITGARNSELCVVAARTSAATAEDRRHGLSLLVVPTDSEGFAYGRKLDKIGLRSSDTSELSFADVRVPVENLLGEQDKGFSYLGRNLPRERLSIGVGAVATATAAIGFARAYVSERQVFGKPVAAFQNTKFVLAECAAEVEALQAMVDKGIELDDSGELTGADAAKIKLFGTEVAGRVIDKCLQLHGGYGYMLEYPIARLYADTRVSRIYGGTSEVMKTIIAKDLGL from the coding sequence ATGAAGCGCACCATCTACAACGAGGACCACGAAGCCTTCCGGGCGATGATCCGCGACTTCATCGCCAAGGAGGTGAAGCCTCACTTCGAGCAGTGGGAGCACGACAACCTCGTCGACCGCGACCTGTTCCGCAAGCTCGGCGCGCTCGGTGTGATGGGCTTCGACATACCCGAGGAGTTCGGGGGTGCGGGCGAGACCAGCTACAAGTACCAGGTCATCATCAACGAGGAATGCGCCCTCGCCGCGGTCTCCTTCGGCCACTACGGCGTCTCCACCGGCATCGTCCTGCCGTACCTGCTGGACCTCGCCGACGACGAGCAGCGGAAGCGCTGGCTCCCAGGTATCGCCGCAGGCGACACCATGCTGTCCATCGCCATGACCGAGCCCGGCACGGGCTCGGACCTGGCGGGTATCCGCACCACGGCCAAGCTCTCCGAGGACGGCACGCACTACGTACTCAACGGTTCCAAGACGTTCATCACCGGCGCCCGCAACTCCGAACTGTGCGTCGTCGCCGCCCGCACCTCGGCGGCCACCGCCGAGGACCGCCGCCACGGCCTCAGCCTCCTGGTCGTCCCGACGGACAGCGAGGGCTTCGCGTACGGCCGCAAGCTGGACAAGATCGGCCTGCGGTCCTCCGACACCTCCGAACTGTCCTTCGCCGACGTCAGGGTCCCGGTGGAGAACCTGCTCGGGGAGCAGGACAAGGGCTTCTCCTACCTCGGCCGGAACCTGCCCCGTGAGCGGCTCTCGATCGGTGTCGGCGCCGTCGCCACGGCCACGGCCGCGATCGGCTTCGCCCGCGCGTACGTGTCGGAGCGCCAGGTCTTCGGCAAGCCCGTGGCCGCCTTCCAGAACACCAAGTTCGTGCTGGCCGAGTGCGCGGCCGAGGTCGAGGCACTCCAGGCCATGGTCGACAAGGGCATCGAGCTCGACGACTCCGGCGAACTGACCGGCGCGGACGCGGCGAAGATCAAGCTGTTCGGCACCGAGGTCGCAGGCCGCGTGATCGACAAGTGCCTCCAACTGCACGGTGGTTACGGCTACATGCTGGAATACCCGATCGCCCGGCTGTACGCCGACACCCGCGTTTCGCGGATCTACGGCGGCACCAGCGAGGTCATGAAGACGATCATCGCGAAGGACCTCGGTCTGTAG
- a CDS encoding MFS transporter, with the protein MAVDQQEAPGSVPADGVRMSDASVKRRAWIVVALLVCLMVVNYADKVVVGLAGVGMKKELGLDNAQFGVIQSSFFWLFAVGCILGGWLGGKVRARWLLAGIAGLWALTLAPMTAQVGFTVVVLCRVLLGFAEGPTAALAMQVAHSWFPAHRRAIPSSVVVAGAGIGPVIANPVLTAVITHYSWHAAFGVLAAFGLVIAALWLVWGRSGPEGASAGHGPGEGGSRPALPERVPLGRLFRTGTLIGISLLFFVAYAYTAVKVSWLPLYLQEGLGYDAETAGNLASLPYIGAVVSVLLVGVISTVMTRRGVSNRITRGLLPAALVLVAGVCSIGMSMLDQGTPQMVMIILGASLNSAGYGVAYAGIADIAPAKQRGMVFGIITAVYSLGGVVAPLVLGKLVASGDSVALGYGDGFLVLGVTMIIGAVAALLLVDPDRDVAKLAAEA; encoded by the coding sequence ATGGCTGTTGATCAACAGGAAGCGCCCGGTTCCGTTCCGGCGGACGGGGTGCGGATGTCCGACGCGTCGGTGAAACGCAGAGCGTGGATCGTGGTCGCGCTGCTTGTGTGTCTGATGGTCGTCAACTACGCCGACAAGGTCGTCGTGGGCCTGGCAGGCGTCGGGATGAAGAAGGAACTGGGTCTGGACAACGCCCAGTTCGGCGTTATCCAGAGCAGCTTCTTCTGGCTGTTCGCCGTCGGCTGCATCCTCGGCGGATGGCTCGGTGGCAAGGTCCGGGCGCGCTGGCTGCTCGCCGGCATCGCCGGACTGTGGGCGCTCACCCTCGCCCCGATGACCGCGCAGGTCGGCTTCACGGTCGTCGTCCTCTGCCGGGTGCTGCTCGGCTTCGCGGAGGGGCCCACGGCGGCTCTCGCGATGCAGGTCGCCCACTCCTGGTTCCCGGCGCACAGGCGTGCCATCCCGAGCTCGGTCGTGGTGGCCGGTGCCGGCATCGGCCCCGTCATCGCGAACCCGGTGCTCACCGCCGTCATCACCCACTACTCCTGGCATGCGGCGTTCGGCGTGCTGGCTGCCTTCGGCCTGGTGATCGCGGCGCTGTGGCTGGTCTGGGGCCGGTCGGGGCCGGAGGGGGCGTCGGCCGGACACGGGCCCGGCGAGGGCGGGTCGCGGCCGGCTCTGCCCGAGCGGGTGCCGCTGGGCAGGCTGTTCCGTACGGGGACCCTCATCGGCATCTCGCTGCTGTTCTTCGTCGCGTACGCCTACACCGCGGTCAAGGTCAGCTGGCTTCCGCTCTACCTGCAGGAGGGCCTGGGGTACGACGCCGAAACGGCCGGCAATCTCGCCTCGCTGCCCTATATCGGCGCCGTGGTCTCGGTGCTCCTCGTCGGCGTGATCTCCACCGTCATGACCAGGCGAGGAGTCAGCAACCGGATCACCCGCGGCCTGCTGCCCGCCGCGCTGGTCCTCGTCGCGGGTGTGTGCAGCATCGGCATGTCCATGCTGGACCAAGGCACTCCGCAGATGGTGATGATCATCCTGGGCGCCTCACTGAACTCCGCCGGCTACGGAGTTGCCTACGCGGGTATTGCCGACATCGCGCCGGCCAAGCAGCGCGGCATGGTCTTCGGCATCATCACCGCCGTCTACAGCCTCGGCGGTGTCGTCGCCCCGCTCGTGCTCGGCAAGCTCGTCGCCTCGGGCGATTCGGTTGCCCTCGGATACGGCGACGGCTTCCTGGTTCTCGGCGTCACGATGATCATCGGGGCGGTCGCGGCACTGCTGCTGGTCGACCCGGACAGGGATGTGGCCAAGCTCGCCGCCGAGGCCTGA
- a CDS encoding helix-turn-helix domain-containing protein, with the protein MPAQLAHPAHRPAGLSRETPKQGAEDVLSHAAQLLQRRLPAFAESALARLRSASTYYGNPLLEPPDLRESAHTALECFISGMIVTHRVSESGEYAWSTGRKRAEEGVPLQAVLHAYRIGGEETWDALVSVVMQDCPDQSHLMAFAATDVWRRIDRDTALVIESHRRTGSATPDDGRKRRPLLKMLLRGATDVTHVSAFAVALGLPLHARYAVVRLRGPAAERSASAPAHEIHEGLELHWCPAEDGMAVVALLGDHSVSDLARVIPTGPGMRGGISTAVSGLMEVGRAREFAELALDSCTTDGELAQLSDRMPGAFVLLRPDLAREFAVQVLGPVLATEPVEREQLLSTLAAWLDCQGSTEEARKLLYCHRNTVLNRLRRLERLTGRLLARPRDVVDLSLALDAHRAGLRDMS; encoded by the coding sequence ATGCCTGCCCAGTTGGCGCATCCGGCCCACCGGCCGGCCGGACTCTCGCGGGAGACCCCCAAGCAGGGCGCCGAGGACGTCCTCTCGCACGCGGCACAGCTGCTGCAGCGGCGGTTGCCCGCTTTCGCGGAGTCGGCGCTCGCCCGGCTCCGGAGCGCCAGCACCTACTACGGGAACCCGCTTCTCGAACCCCCGGATCTGCGCGAGTCGGCCCACACCGCGCTCGAATGCTTCATCAGCGGGATGATCGTGACGCACCGGGTGTCGGAGTCCGGGGAGTACGCCTGGTCCACGGGACGCAAACGCGCCGAGGAAGGCGTCCCCCTCCAGGCAGTCCTGCACGCATACCGCATCGGTGGTGAGGAGACCTGGGACGCCCTGGTCTCGGTCGTCATGCAGGACTGCCCGGACCAGAGCCACCTCATGGCGTTCGCCGCCACCGATGTGTGGCGCCGGATCGACCGGGACACGGCACTGGTGATCGAGTCGCACCGGCGCACCGGCTCCGCAACTCCCGACGACGGTCGCAAGCGCCGTCCCCTACTGAAGATGCTGCTGCGGGGAGCCACCGACGTGACGCACGTGTCGGCCTTCGCCGTGGCGCTCGGCCTGCCGTTGCATGCCCGGTACGCGGTGGTGCGACTGCGCGGACCGGCAGCGGAGCGGTCCGCTTCCGCGCCGGCCCACGAGATCCACGAAGGACTCGAACTGCACTGGTGCCCCGCGGAGGACGGAATGGCCGTGGTGGCCCTGCTGGGCGACCACTCCGTCAGCGATCTCGCGCGGGTGATCCCCACAGGCCCCGGAATGCGGGGCGGGATCAGCACCGCCGTGTCCGGTCTCATGGAGGTGGGACGGGCCCGGGAGTTCGCGGAGCTCGCCCTGGACAGCTGCACGACGGACGGCGAACTCGCCCAGCTGTCGGACCGGATGCCTGGCGCGTTCGTTCTGCTACGCCCCGATTTGGCGCGAGAGTTCGCGGTCCAGGTCCTCGGCCCCGTGCTGGCGACGGAGCCGGTCGAACGGGAGCAGCTGCTGTCCACGCTCGCTGCCTGGCTGGACTGCCAGGGCTCGACGGAGGAGGCGCGCAAACTGCTCTACTGCCATCGCAACACGGTGCTCAACCGCCTGCGCCGCCTGGAACGGCTCACCGGCCGCCTGCTGGCGCGCCCCCGCGACGTGGTGGATCTGTCACTTGCCCTGGACGCGCACCGGGCCGGACTCCGCGACATGAGTTAG
- a CDS encoding TetR/AcrR family transcriptional regulator: MQTEVSGRTTARRPPDRKARIVAAAADLFREHGYHNVSVTDVAAAVGITAPALYRHFRGKPDLLLQVVQRTIAAVSQSVEESADLESYLRSSAAQALERRGSAVLWQREARHLPTESREELRHTLGDIAGRLGALVHAERPELEDPDLQLLSWAVLSVYGSVSWHRTSLPRRRFEDLLYRLARATADCPLGTRPTAPDKAVPPTGDYAGLAVSRREEILVEAIRLFDERGFQSVSTDDIGEAAGASGPSIYKHFPTKSDLLVAAVLRGGEQRRAGTAQALAQAGTPSESVDRLLRSYIEFALDQSHLLGLLIGELSQLPEKERKAARQAQREYLALWVHLLGDVRPGLDTAEAKIVVMAVLTVIDNAARTARLGRRPDVSDRLAEIGTAMLLAGSVGAAS, translated from the coding sequence ATGCAGACGGAAGTCTCGGGGCGCACGACCGCGCGACGGCCCCCCGACCGCAAGGCGCGGATCGTTGCCGCCGCAGCCGATCTCTTCCGCGAGCACGGATATCACAACGTCTCGGTCACCGATGTGGCTGCCGCGGTCGGCATCACCGCCCCCGCGCTCTACCGGCACTTCCGGGGCAAGCCGGACCTGCTGCTCCAGGTGGTGCAGCGCACGATCGCCGCGGTCTCGCAATCGGTGGAGGAGTCGGCCGACCTCGAGAGCTACCTCCGTTCTTCGGCGGCCCAGGCCCTGGAGCGCCGCGGCTCGGCGGTTCTGTGGCAGCGCGAGGCGCGCCATCTGCCCACGGAGAGCCGCGAGGAACTGCGGCACACCCTGGGCGACATCGCAGGCCGGCTCGGCGCGCTGGTGCACGCCGAACGTCCCGAGCTGGAGGACCCCGACCTTCAGCTGCTGTCCTGGGCCGTGCTGTCGGTCTACGGATCCGTCTCCTGGCACCGTACATCTCTGCCCAGGCGCCGCTTCGAGGACCTGCTCTACCGTCTCGCCCGCGCCACGGCGGACTGCCCCCTGGGCACCCGGCCTACGGCACCGGACAAGGCCGTGCCCCCCACCGGCGACTACGCCGGACTCGCCGTGTCCCGGCGCGAGGAGATCCTCGTCGAGGCGATCCGCCTCTTCGACGAACGGGGCTTTCAGTCGGTCAGCACCGACGACATCGGCGAGGCTGCCGGAGCGTCAGGTCCCAGCATCTACAAGCACTTCCCCACCAAGAGCGATCTGCTTGTCGCCGCCGTCCTCCGGGGCGGTGAGCAGCGCAGGGCCGGCACGGCACAGGCGCTTGCCCAGGCCGGCACCCCGAGCGAGAGCGTGGACCGCCTGCTGCGCTCGTACATCGAATTCGCCCTGGACCAGAGCCACTTGCTGGGCCTGCTGATCGGGGAGCTCAGCCAGCTCCCCGAGAAGGAGCGCAAGGCTGCCCGCCAGGCACAGCGCGAATACCTCGCACTCTGGGTGCACCTGCTCGGTGATGTCAGGCCCGGACTCGACACCGCCGAGGCCAAGATCGTCGTCATGGCGGTGCTGACCGTCATCGACAACGCCGCCCGTACGGCCCGCCTCGGCCGGCGCCCCGATGTCTCCGACCGGCTGGCCGAGATCGGTACGGCCATGCTGCTGGCCGGAAGCGTGGGCGCAGCCTCGTAG
- a CDS encoding alpha/beta hydrolase, with the protein MADNPTVVLVHGFWGGAAHWAKAILELRDRGFTSLLAVENPLTSLSDDAERTRKMVRQVDGPVLLVGHSYGGAVITEAGDLPNVSGLVYIAAFAPDAGESPGQMSQEIPPAAIDNLAPDSDGYLWIAQDKFHESFCQDLPADEALVMAVTQKAPLASTFGDSVTAPAWRKKPSWYQLSKNDRMINPDNQRRMVERMALRGHIELDAGHASLASQPGPVADLIAEAAAAVR; encoded by the coding sequence ATGGCTGACAATCCCACAGTGGTGCTCGTTCACGGCTTCTGGGGTGGTGCGGCCCATTGGGCCAAGGCCATCCTCGAACTGAGGGACCGGGGCTTCACCTCGCTGCTCGCCGTGGAGAACCCGCTCACTTCCCTGTCCGACGACGCCGAGCGGACCCGCAAGATGGTCCGGCAGGTCGACGGTCCCGTCCTTCTGGTGGGCCACTCCTACGGTGGTGCGGTCATCACCGAAGCCGGAGATCTGCCGAACGTGAGCGGACTCGTGTACATCGCCGCGTTCGCACCCGACGCCGGGGAGAGTCCCGGGCAGATGAGCCAGGAGATCCCTCCGGCGGCGATCGACAATCTCGCCCCCGACTCCGACGGCTATCTGTGGATCGCCCAGGACAAGTTCCACGAGAGCTTCTGCCAGGACCTGCCCGCGGACGAGGCGCTGGTCATGGCCGTCACCCAGAAGGCCCCGCTCGCCTCGACCTTCGGCGACAGCGTGACGGCACCCGCCTGGCGCAAGAAGCCCTCCTGGTACCAGCTGTCGAAGAACGACCGCATGATCAACCCGGACAACCAGCGCCGCATGGTCGAGCGCATGGCTCTGCGTGGCCACATCGAACTCGACGCCGGCCACGCGTCCCTGGCCTCGCAGCCCGGCCCGGTGGCGGACCTGATCGCCGAGGCGGCCGCGGCCGTACGGTGA
- a CDS encoding ABC transporter ATP-binding protein, with product MSPSPSIPPPVPPPDGLEVRSLSVVYGRSLTALHDVSLSVPAGGIVALLGANGAGKSTLLRAVSGTLPLHAGGVTRGSVSFAGAQLTGRAPADIVAAGVVQVPEGRRVFTGLSVEDNLRAGRLGVRRRDRADARRAAEEVYALFPVLAQRRRQAAGLLSGGEQQMLAMGRALMARPGLLLLDEPSLGLAPLIVARIAEVVRHIHEQGTGVLLVEQNAALALELADHAYVLDVGRVRLEGPSDELSRSDQVRRLYLGEQPADDGGESVRTTGEPVTSLSRWPR from the coding sequence ATGAGCCCATCCCCCTCGATCCCACCGCCCGTCCCGCCCCCGGACGGTCTCGAGGTCCGGTCGTTGTCCGTGGTCTACGGGCGCTCGTTGACGGCACTGCACGACGTGTCGCTGAGCGTCCCCGCCGGTGGCATCGTCGCCCTGCTGGGAGCCAATGGGGCAGGAAAGTCCACCCTGCTGCGCGCCGTTTCCGGCACCCTGCCGCTGCATGCGGGGGGTGTCACCCGGGGCTCCGTCTCCTTCGCCGGAGCGCAGCTGACGGGCCGCGCACCGGCGGACATCGTCGCCGCGGGAGTGGTGCAGGTCCCCGAGGGGCGACGGGTCTTCACCGGTCTGTCCGTGGAGGACAACCTCAGGGCCGGACGCCTCGGAGTCCGGCGCCGTGACCGTGCCGACGCCCGCCGTGCAGCTGAGGAGGTCTACGCCCTCTTCCCCGTACTGGCCCAGCGCCGCAGGCAGGCCGCCGGACTCCTCTCGGGAGGGGAACAGCAGATGCTGGCCATGGGCAGGGCTCTCATGGCACGCCCCGGGCTGTTGCTGCTGGACGAGCCCTCCCTGGGTCTCGCGCCCCTGATCGTGGCCCGGATCGCCGAGGTCGTCCGGCACATCCACGAGCAGGGCACGGGCGTGCTGCTGGTCGAGCAGAACGCAGCCCTCGCCCTGGAACTCGCCGACCACGCTTATGTCCTGGACGTCGGCCGGGTTCGCCTGGAAGGCCCTTCCGACGAGCTGTCACGCTCCGACCAGGTCCGCCGCCTCTACCTGGGCGAGCAGCCGGCCGACGACGGCGGCGAAAGCGTCCGCACGACAGGCGAACCGGTGACCTCACTGAGCAGGTGGCCCCGGTGA
- a CDS encoding ABC transporter ATP-binding protein: MGVAPPDAEVPALIVEDVTVRFAGLTALDSVGFTVEPGSIHALIGPNGAGKSSCFNVLSGVYRAASGRVLFGDTELTALAPHRIAALGVARTFQNIVLTKGTVADNLMLGRHTLTRAGLAASALRLPGSVREQREHHERVREIAEFTGLGTQVDSPVGLLPYGDRKRVELARALCMEPRLLLLDEPVAGMNTAERLAMARTISRIRDALGISVLIVEHDMGMVMRMADEVTVLDFGRRIGGGSPQAVQHDPAVVQAYLGGAHSPVDRAPDGGDGTSHLEEAR, encoded by the coding sequence ATGGGCGTTGCGCCCCCGGACGCCGAGGTGCCTGCCCTGATCGTCGAGGACGTCACCGTACGTTTCGCCGGGCTGACGGCCCTGGACAGCGTCGGGTTCACCGTGGAACCCGGGAGCATCCATGCACTCATCGGCCCCAACGGCGCAGGGAAGTCGTCCTGCTTCAACGTCCTGTCCGGCGTCTACCGCGCCGCCTCCGGCCGGGTGCTCTTCGGCGACACCGAGCTGACCGCCCTGGCCCCGCACCGGATCGCCGCACTCGGTGTGGCCAGGACCTTCCAGAACATCGTCCTCACCAAGGGCACGGTCGCGGACAACCTGATGCTGGGCCGGCACACCTTGACCCGTGCAGGCCTCGCCGCGTCCGCGCTCCGGCTTCCCGGCAGTGTGCGGGAGCAGCGGGAGCACCACGAAAGAGTGCGGGAGATAGCGGAGTTCACCGGCCTCGGCACCCAGGTCGACTCACCTGTCGGGCTGTTGCCGTACGGCGACCGCAAACGCGTCGAACTGGCCCGCGCCTTGTGCATGGAGCCCAGGCTGCTGCTCCTGGACGAACCGGTGGCGGGAATGAACACGGCCGAGCGTCTGGCCATGGCTCGCACCATCTCCCGGATCAGGGATGCCCTCGGTATCTCCGTCCTGATCGTCGAGCACGACATGGGGATGGTCATGCGGATGGCGGACGAGGTGACTGTCCTGGACTTCGGCCGGCGGATCGGCGGCGGGAGTCCGCAGGCCGTGCAGCACGACCCGGCGGTCGTCCAGGCGTACCTGGGCGGCGCCCACTCCCCCGTCGACAGAGCGCCGGACGGTGGCGACGGCACATCGCACCTGGAGGAAGCCCGATGA
- a CDS encoding branched-chain amino acid ABC transporter permease: protein MNTLLQTLFNGVALGSIYALVALGFCLVFKASGAVNFAHGSLLLLGGYLVAVLHEPLGFSGAVAVAAAGPAAAAALESLVLRRVAKADGPAVPTIVTIGIDILLLTELARRIGGDVLGTGDPWGADVVTLGGITFAQARMYSLLVAVLLVGGFLAAFRWTRWGLSMRAHALDAEAAALMGVRGNRLRMSAWALAGVLAAVAAVFLAAFPGTGIDRTTGQIALAAFPAAVLGGLGSVGGALLGSVVVGMAEALATGYQEQLSGLGSDLATVVPYAVMVLVLIARPQGLLGAKESTRV, encoded by the coding sequence ATGAACACTCTGCTCCAGACCTTGTTCAACGGTGTGGCACTGGGTTCGATCTACGCCTTGGTCGCACTCGGCTTCTGCCTGGTGTTCAAGGCGTCCGGCGCGGTGAACTTCGCCCACGGTTCGCTGCTGCTCCTCGGCGGCTATCTCGTCGCCGTACTGCACGAGCCGCTCGGCTTCTCCGGTGCCGTCGCTGTGGCCGCCGCCGGCCCGGCCGCCGCGGCGGCTCTCGAGTCCCTGGTCCTGCGCCGGGTGGCGAAGGCCGACGGACCGGCCGTGCCGACCATTGTCACCATCGGGATCGACATCCTGCTGCTCACCGAACTCGCCCGCCGCATAGGCGGCGACGTCCTCGGCACCGGCGACCCCTGGGGCGCCGATGTGGTCACGCTGGGCGGCATCACGTTCGCCCAGGCTCGGATGTACTCCCTGCTGGTCGCTGTGCTGCTGGTCGGTGGCTTCCTGGCCGCCTTCCGCTGGACACGCTGGGGCCTGTCCATGCGCGCTCACGCCCTCGACGCCGAAGCTGCCGCGCTGATGGGTGTGCGCGGCAACCGGCTGCGGATGAGTGCCTGGGCGCTGGCAGGTGTGCTGGCCGCGGTGGCCGCCGTCTTCCTGGCGGCGTTCCCCGGTACGGGCATCGACCGGACCACGGGCCAGATCGCGCTCGCCGCATTCCCGGCCGCGGTTCTCGGCGGCCTCGGTTCGGTCGGCGGAGCCCTGCTCGGCAGCGTGGTCGTCGGCATGGCGGAGGCACTGGCGACCGGCTACCAGGAGCAGTTGAGCGGGCTCGGTTCCGATCTCGCCACGGTCGTGCCGTACGCAGTGATGGTGCTGGTCCTGATCGCCAGGCCCCAGGGCCTGCTCGGAGCGAAGGAGTCCACCCGTGTCTGA
- a CDS encoding branched-chain amino acid ABC transporter permease, whose translation MTVLRGNPRRIAALGGCLLLLAPPLYLSSFWLQTGLFAMVAVIAAIGLNILVGTAGQLSLGHAFFLAVGAYGYTWLADGSHRSGMTEVSGVGLPPLLAFVVAILLAGAAGAAFSPLSGRLRGMYLGVATLALVFFGHHAMLNAESYTGGFNGRSVPAMEILGLSLGDADDGLAVLGVPFGGLERLWYFGLVLVAVAALTARNMLRGRPGRALGALRDSEVAAAVMGVPAGRYRAAAFTVSSMYAGAAGALLALASQRIVPDYFSLLLSMDMLAMIVIGGLGSVAGAALGAVFVSVLPQLLAHYADALPLVVVAGSNEPGLGSGDAARYLYGAALVLTLVFAPGGLVGLTGRRLSPPWRRRPPGNAGSLKSALPSASSTASTTSVDSIADGNTLKEHTQ comes from the coding sequence CTGACCGTCCTGCGCGGCAACCCCCGGCGGATCGCCGCCCTCGGCGGCTGTCTGCTGCTGCTCGCCCCTCCCCTGTACCTGTCCTCCTTCTGGTTGCAGACCGGACTGTTCGCGATGGTCGCGGTGATTGCCGCCATCGGCCTGAACATCCTGGTGGGAACGGCCGGGCAGCTCTCGCTCGGTCATGCGTTCTTCCTTGCGGTCGGGGCCTATGGCTACACCTGGCTCGCCGACGGCTCGCACCGTTCCGGTATGACGGAGGTGTCCGGCGTCGGGCTTCCCCCGCTGCTCGCCTTTGTCGTGGCGATCCTGCTGGCCGGAGCGGCGGGCGCTGCCTTCAGCCCCCTCTCGGGCCGTCTGCGCGGCATGTATCTGGGTGTGGCGACGCTGGCGCTTGTCTTCTTCGGGCACCACGCGATGCTCAACGCCGAGTCCTACACCGGCGGGTTCAACGGCCGGTCGGTGCCCGCGATGGAGATCCTGGGGCTCAGCCTGGGCGACGCGGACGACGGACTGGCCGTGCTCGGCGTGCCGTTCGGCGGCCTGGAGCGGCTGTGGTACTTCGGGCTGGTTCTCGTCGCGGTGGCCGCTCTGACCGCGCGAAACATGCTGCGCGGACGTCCGGGGCGCGCCCTCGGCGCGCTGCGCGACAGCGAGGTAGCCGCCGCGGTGATGGGCGTGCCCGCGGGCCGCTACCGCGCTGCGGCCTTCACCGTCTCGTCCATGTACGCAGGTGCGGCCGGCGCTCTTCTGGCGCTGGCTTCACAGCGGATCGTGCCCGACTACTTCAGCTTGCTGCTGTCCATGGACATGCTCGCCATGATCGTGATCGGCGGCCTCGGCTCCGTGGCGGGCGCGGCTCTCGGCGCGGTCTTCGTCAGCGTCCTCCCACAGCTGCTCGCCCACTACGCCGACGCGCTGCCTCTGGTCGTGGTCGCCGGTTCGAACGAGCCCGGTCTCGGCTCGGGGGACGCCGCGCGCTACCTGTACGGCGCCGCACTGGTCCTGACCCTGGTCTTCGCACCGGGCGGACTCGTCGGACTCACCGGCCGGCGCCTCTCACCGCCCTGGCGCCGTCGGCCCCCCGGAAACGCCGGCTCCCTCAAATCCGCACTCCCTTCCGCCTCTTCCACGGCTTCCACGACTTCCGTCGACTCCATCGCCGACGGGAACACCCTCAAGGAGCACACACAGTGA